The DNA window TCTATTAATGGAAATATGATTTTATTTGTTGGAAGGAAAATAAAAAGCAAAGGATATAATGCAATGCACTCTTCTACTGAAATTGTGTGGAAGGAATACCCCAATACTTATTTTGTATTTGTAGGTCCTGGTAAACCAATAATTAAAAATGACAAAAGAATCATTGAATTGCTTCCTATTAATGGATTCGAAAAATCCAGTTCCTATGCCTGTTGCGACGTTTTTTGTATGCCCTCCTATGAGGAAGCATTTGGTATTGTGTATACTGAAGCGTGGGCAATGGGTAAGCCTGTTATTGGTGGAGATATTCCAGTATTGAGGGAAATAATATGTGATGGAGTTGATGGTTTACTCGTAAGACAGGAGCCCAAATCTATTGCTGATGCAATAATAAAGTTATTGAAAGATAAAAATTTAAGGGAAAAGATGGGCAAGTTAGGTAAAGAGAAGGTGGATAGATATTTTACATGGGATAAAATTATCACTGAAACAGAGAACCTTTATAAACAGTTACTTATTAATAAGACAAAAAATAGTGTATAAATATATGCAAAGAAGTCTTGAATATTGCGATTATAAGAGTCCTTATATATGATTACTGAAAAGATTATATGTATCTGTGGATGTAGTGAATACAGTGAAATCCTTAAAGGATACTATAATAGACGTGGCATTTCTGACTATCCGTTTACACTATTGAGGTGTAAAAGTTGCAGGTTAGTACGCACTTTCCCTATCCCTGAGGTAAACTATGAATCTATCTCACGAGATACGCAAGCCCATTTAGAAGATGAGAAAACTTGGAGAGAGATTTCGAAGGGTGAAATTCGTCGAGTGAAACAATATGTGAAAGTAGGTAAATTATTGGATATAGGGTGTAATATCGGATTAATGGTTAAGGAGACAGAAAAAAGAGGTTTTGACGCTATTGGTATAGATATAGATGAGAAGGCTGTTGAAATAGCAAGACGAGAAAGCTGTAATGTAAATATTGGTGTGCCAGAAAGCATGAACTTTCTTAATAATGAATTTGATGTTGTTTTGATGAATCATGTGTTAGAACATATTCTCGATGTCAATTGCACACTTAGAGAGGTGTATAGAGTTCTAAAACCCGGTGGCTTACTTTTTCTAAATGTCCCAAATTATGCAGGCTTAATAGCAAGAATGATGAAAGAAAGATGGTTAAGCCTCTGTCCTGATGAGCATGTCTGGCAGTTTGAGCCTAATACATTATTACCACTTCTCGCTTACAGATTTGAGATTGTAAATATCCGGACCAGTTGCCTTGAACCACCTTCATCTCCCAATTTATTCAGGGGCTGGATTAAGAAGTTGATAATTTACTTCCAACTTCTTATAAATAAATGCGATGAGTTAAGAATAATTGCAAAAAAGCCACACCATGGCCAAAAAAGATGAAAAATAGACTTCTTTTATACATTCTTGCTTTTGCACTTATTATTTATATTTTTGCACTTAATCCTAAAGTAGTAGGTGAGATATACGATGATGGAGTGTATATCTGGCTTGCAAAGTGTCTCATCAATGGAAAAGGCTTTCCATCTCCCCGCTATCCAATAGGTTTTCCTGCTATCCTGTCTCCTATTCTAAAGCTATTTCCTCAATTTCCACAAAACATAATTCCATTAAAGTCTGTCTCTATAATTATGACACTTTTATTTCTTGTAAGTGTTTACTTTTTTTTAACCAACTGTGATTATACAACTAAAAATACTGCTTTGTTAATTACTCTTTTAACAGCTATAAATCCTGGCATACTTAGCCTTTCTGTTCAAGTAATGTCTGAGATGAGTTATTCCCTATTTGTTATACTTGCTCTTATGTTTACAGAATTAGAAACCACTTACTACTCTACTAAAAATAGGTTTAATATCTTGTTATTTTTAGTTCCTTTGTTTGGTGTGTTTTCGTTTCTAACAAGGAGAATTGGTATATCTCTAATTTTATCTGTTGTAATTTATTATTTTATAAAAGTGAAGCTCAAGAGGAGTATACCTATCTATTTTTTGCTAATTATTTTTATGTCGCCATGGATTTGGTATACACAGACACACAAAACTATCGGTTATATACCGGAATTCTGGTATAAGAATCTCGAACATCTAAGTTTAGGAACAATAGGCATTTTTGACTTAATTATAAGGGTAGGCAATAATTTATGGTCTGTTATTACAAGAGGTATAGGTGGAATTATATTTCCGTTTTCAATAAGTTGGACATTTCTAAATATGACTACAATTATGAAAATGCCTTTTCTATATCCACTTTTACAACTCATATTTTCATTAGTTGCCATTGTAGGATTCTTATATTCTTTTAAGAACTTAAGACTCAAAACTCAAAGCTCAAAACCTATTCTCGGTGGTTTTCGTCTTTTACACTTTTACATGATCTTTTATACAGGGATTGTCCTTCTCTGGCCATTTCCACCTGATAGGTTCTTAATTCCGCTAACTCCATTTATCTTTTATTACTTTATTTATGGAGTGCAACAACTATGTTATTGTTCGCAGAATTCTGTGGACATGCAAAATCGCAGATTTTACACTCCAAAGTTATATTTTTACGTGCTCATTGGACTCATTATAATTTCTTGCTTAAAAAGGGATATTGGTTATATTTATAATGTTCATAGATATGGACATGAGGGAGGTAAAGAGGCTGGTTTGTTATGGAACGAGAAAATGATAGCTTACAAATGGATAAAAGATAATGTGTCTCCTGATGCAGTATTGGCATCGCTTAATAATTATCAGGTCAATTTATACACTGGACGGCAAACTATACGAGTATTGGATAATATAAATGATGTATTAAAAGCGGACTATGGAGTTTTAATTCCTTATGGGAGTGTAATTACACCAGGCAAAGATTTATCACTGTCTTATTTTTTACCAGTCCTCAAAAAGTATCCAAATAGATTTGAGCTTGTGTATAAAACGACTGATATTCAGATATACAAGGTTAAATAATGAGAATTGCATTAGTGTATAACATTCCGACAGGTGGTGCTGTGGTTACTACCTATGAGTTAGCACATGAACTATCTTTTATTATCAATTTGCAGTCAGTTTTTATGTTTGAACTTTCTTGTCAAAAGCCGTCATGGTTTATGGTAGAATTTTTGATAAAGAAGTTTTTGGTAAAGTGAGTATAAAATGTTTTGACCTTTTATCTTTGTATTGGATTTTGAGTTTGGTATGCGTATTGGGATAGATGCACGTGTTTTACAAACTCCACTCTTGTATAGAGGAATAGGTGTCTATACTTACAATATAATTAAGAATTTGCTTCACTTATATCCTGACGAAGATTTTGTTTTCTATATTTTTAAAGGTAAACCATATCCAGGTATTATTAAAGATTATGAAAAGGTAGGTCTTAAGAGATACTCTCGTTACAACTGGTTCTGGCAGCAATTTATAGAGTTCAAAACCAATGTGGACGTCTTTCATTTTACTCTCGGTCTTGGACCAAGTTTAGAACTTGTAGTTCCTATCTTTCAACCATGTAGGACTGTGGCAACTGTATACGATTTGATTCCACTTCATCTCACTGATTCTTGGTCGCTTTACTTATCGCATTCAAAAGAATTCAAGTTACAACGCTATTCTATAAGGAAAGTCAAGCAGATAATTACAATATCTTATTGGTCGAAGTCTGATATTATTAACAAATTAAGAATTTCACCAGATAAAATCAAAGTGATTTATCCCGGGGTTGACCGTGAGATATTCAAGCCTCAACCTTTTAATCATTCTATAATTCGTGAGAAATATAAAATTGACAGCAAATTTATTCTAACAGTAGGCGAATTTACTAATAAGAATTTGAAAACATCTCTCTGTGCATACATAAAAATAAGAGAAAAGGGGTTAAAATTTGTAATCGTTGGCAGTGAAGCGAATTGCTCAAGCGATGTAAAACAACTATTGAAAAATTCAACTCTAAAAGGTGAGGTTATATTCACAGGTGTAATATCTGATACTGACCTTGCCAATCTTTATAGGGCTGCTTTATTGTTTCTATTTCCTTCGTTGGTGGAAGGTTTTGGGTTACCTCCACTTGAAGCTATGAGTTGCGGTTGTCCTGTAATCGCTTCCAATAGCACAGGTATCCCTGAGGTAGTGGATAGGGCTTGTATTCTTGTGAATCCAGAGGATGAGGAATCTATAATAAAAGCGATGACCAGTCTTATTTATGACAATAAACTAAGAGAAAATTTTATAAAAATGGGGCTTGATAGGGGATCTCAATTCTCATGGAAGCGTGCAGCTGAGGCAACATTTAGGACATATATGGAAGTTTACAATAGTTAGCATATTTAAAGATTTAGTTAGCCTCATGGTCTTTTATTAAGCGTAATGGCTCTAATGAAGCTTGACAAGATTTAAAAATAGAGTATAATAAAAAATTATGAGTAGTATTTCTGTTGTAGTTGCTACATATAATGAAGAAGAAAATATTGAAGATTGTTTAAAGAGTGTAAAGTGGGCTGATGAAATTATTGTAATAGATGACTGCAGTACAGATAAGACTGCAGACATTGCTAAAAGATACACAGATAAGGTTATTGTAAGGAAACATGAAGGACCTGAAGATGCATGGGAGGAGAATAAAAACTATGGCTTTAGTATTGCTACTGGGGACTGGATATTGATTCTTGATGCAGATGAGAGAGTGCCTCCCGAGCTTGCGTCCGAAATAAAGAGTATAACTGCATCAAATCCTGAATATAATGGATATTGGGTAAGGAAAAATGAATTTTATTTTGGTATACAATTAAAACATATAGCAGGAGATACTGTTGGGCTACGTCTTTTTAAGAAAGGCAAAGGTAAATTTACTTGTAAGCGTGTACACGAACAATTATTAGTTGAAGGTAAAGTTGGCATTTTAAATAATCCAATGCTTCACTTTGCACATCACGACATTTCCAGCTTTATTTCTTCTACTAATAAATACACTACATATGAAGCTGGATATTTATTTAACGCCGGAGTAAAAACTAACTGTCTTAAGATGGTAGTGACGTCGCTACGGTATTTTTACTTCCTCTTCTTTAAGAAACGCGGCTTCTTAGATGGACAGGGTGGCTTTATAGCGGCTGTCTTGAAATCATTCTATCAGTTTGTAAAACACGCAAAATTGTGGGAGCTGTATAAAGATGCTAAAAATATGAACCACAGATGAACACTGATGAGCACGGATACTTTTAATTTTACCCGTGTTTATCCGTGGTTGCCAAGATAAAATGAACAGCCATCTCCTTTACGAAGATATTACAGGTGATATTCTTGATTCTGCCTTTGAAGTACATAATGAATTGGGCTGTGGATTACTTGAGAAGGTTTACGAGAACTCACTTGCTTGGGATTTAGAGTTAAAAGGGAAGAAAATTGAGAGACAAAAAGGATTTAGAGTTTTCTATAAGAAGAAAGAAGTCGGTACATACATGGCCGATCTTGTAGCGGATGAAAAAGTGATAGTTGAGGTTAAATCTGTGGATAGGATTACAAATGTCCACCAAGCACAATTATTGAACTATCTGCGAATTTCTAAATGTAGAGTTGGATTGATACTAAATTTCTCTAAGCCTAAGTTGGAGTATAAAAGATTAGTTGTTTAAAAAACGATGAACACAGATACTTTAAATCTGTGTTTACCCGTGTTTATCTGTGGTTTCAAAAGAGATTCAGGTAAAATCTGTAGTTATGGGGGCTGATATTAAGATAAGTGTAGTTGTTCCTACATTTAATATGAAAGATAGCTTAAAACTACTCATTGAGTCATTGGAAAACCAAACATATCCAAGAGATAACTTTGAGATAATTGTGTGTGATGATGGCTCTACTGATGGGACAGCTGAATTAATGATTGAATTATGTAATAAATATCATAACCTGAGGTATTTAAAGCAGGAACATAGGGGCGTTTCCGCAGTGAGGAACCTTGGAATTAAGCATTCCAAATCCAACATTATTGCCTTTACTGACGCTGATTGTGTAGCTGACCCAAACTGGCTTGATGAGATATCAAAATTTAGCAATTCAGCCGACTTTATTGGTGTGTATGGGCCTGTAAAAAGTCCAATATCAAGGTATGAGCCATTTATTCACATAATAAATACAGGAGAAGGTACAATAGCTGGTTGTAATTTAGCACTCACTAAAACAGTGCTTGATAGAGTTGGCTATTTTGACCCTATTCTTATATTTCCATGGGCTGATGATTGGGATATAAGGTTTCGAGTAGAATCAGTGTGTGGCAAAATAGTATATAATCACAGAATGAAAATATATCACTCTGTAAGATATAACTCTTTTCCAAAGATTGTTAAGGGCGCTTCTTTTTTCCGCTACTTTGCATATTTAAATAGAAAACATCCCGGATTACTTGCTACCGTTGCGTATACTGACCGTATCTTATTCCGTGCACTTGTAAAAACTTATCACATAGTAGTTTTTTACTTACTCCCAATCCCATTTAATTTCCTCATAAGACTCCTGATTGGAATAGGCATATTCTGGATATTTGACTTCTGTCGTTTACAGAGAATAAGATTGAGGCTTAAAAAATATAATATAAAAGTAAGAGCAATTGACCAAATATGCCATGTAATTTTTAACTGGGCGCTGGACTACCTAATAGGATTTCATATTCTTATTGGCTTTGTCCAATTCAATCTAACAAGACGGACGCGAGGGTAATAATTTACTAAAATTTAGGATGAGAATCCTTGGAATTCATTTCGGGCATGATGCAACAGCATCTCTAATTGACAATGGACACATCTTAGCAGTAGTTGCTGAAGAGCGCATTACAAGGAAGAAACACCAGTCAGGCTTTCCTATATTCGCTATTAATGAAGTATTACGATTAAGTGGTTTGTCTTCTACTGATATAGATGCTATTGCTATAGCAGGCTTAAATCCTGTAACAGCTTCATTGAAGGCTGCTCTATTAAGCCTTTATAAAAAGGAATTTTTAAAATCTTTTATTCTTCTAAAAAGTGCATTAGGATTTGCAACAATAAGAAGAAAATTTATCTCTCATAGGTTGTTTATGAAGCCAATTTATTTTATTGAGCATCATATTTGCCATGCCTCTTCAGCTTACAGAACTTCTGGTATAGATAAAGCACTCATCTTAACAGTGGATGGCTTTGGAGACAGTATATCCTCTACAGTAAATATTGGTGAAAATGGTAACATATGTAGAATAGCTCATACTGGTGAAAATGATAGTATCGGTTTATTCTATCAAGCTGTGACTGAGTCTTTAGGTTTTATTCCTTTAGAAGGAGAGAATAAAACTATGGGATTAGCTGCTTATGGAGACCCTAATCCCCTATATAGTTTTATGTCTTCAATAATAGATTATGATAAATTATCCTTTAGGTCCAAAATAAAGTGGACTTTCAGGTCAAACACTGATATAGAATGGCCTTCTATTAATGAAAAGTATATATTTGTTGATAAACTTGCTACCAATAGGAGAGAGGATCTTGCATCAGCTTGTCAAAAAAGGCTTGAAGATGTAGTAGTAGAGTTTGTTAAAAATGCTATTAAGAAGACAGGAATTAAAAACATCTGTGCTGCTGGTGGTGTATTTTTGAATGTAAAGGTAAACAAAAGGATTATGGAAGAGACTGGGGTTGATGATTTTTATATCTTTCCTGACGCTGGTGATGGTGGCACTGCATTAGGGGCAGCACTGGAATTGCACCATCGGCTTTCCGGCAAAACCTTCACAGGTAGACTTAGCCATGTTTACTATGGAACAGAATACACAGAGAACGAAATAGAAGATGAGCTAAAGTTCGCAAATGTAAATTATACCAAAGTAGAGGATATTGCAAAAACCGTTGCAATAGAACTTATAAATGATAAGGTAGTGGGGTGGTTTCAAGGAAAAATGGAGATGGGGCCACGAGCACTCGGAAACAGGTCTGTCTTATCAGACCCAAGGAATTGCGAGGTTAAAAATAGAATTAATCTATATTTGAAGAAACGCGAATGGTTTGTCCCATTTGCTCCATCTATATTAGCAGAATATGTAGATGAATTCTTTATTAATTATAGAGAAGCTCCATTTATGGTAATGGCTTTTGATGTGAAAGAAGACAAGAAAAAATTAATTCCTGCAGTAGTTCATGTGGATGGGACTACAAGACCACAAGTAGTTAGAAAAGAAGTTAATCAATTGTATTGGAAATTAATAACCGAATTTTACAAACTTACAGGTATTCCTATGGTGTTGAACACCTCTTTTAACAAACATGGTCTACCAATAGTCAGATCACCAAGAGATGCTATTGAGCATTTTAAAGCAGGCTGCGTAGACATATTAGCTATTGGTAATTACATTGTTAGTAAGTAGAGATAATAAGTTATTTAGTCTCCTGTAAATAATGCAAAAAGTTAATTGTACTTGTAAGAGAGAAATAAGAAAGGTTTGCATAATTTCACCAGTATTTCGTCCTATGGTTGGTGGTGTAGAGGACTATTCTTACTTTTATACTAAAACTCTCTCAAAATACTTTGACACTTATATAATTACATCAAAGTGTATTTCTCGTGGTAAAAATATATACCCTTTATTTGATAAATTTACCGTAACAGAATATGTAAAACTTATAAGACTAATCCAAAATATAGCTCCAGATATTGTGCATATTCAATACACTGCATATATGTACAAATGGTGGCGATTCAATTTTTTACTCTTCTTATTAGGGTGCAAGTTTTTAACAACTGCTCAAATTGTAATCACTCTCCATGAGCTTTACGACCCTTTATTCTTTTCGTCTACGAACTTCTTTATAAGCATTATTCAGCGATTAAAGATGCCTTTCATAATAGCTATTGCAGATAAAGTAATTGTTACAGCAAACTCAAGATATAGAGCAATAAGTAAACTGTTTTCTTATAAAAGACGACGCATATTTCAAGTATTTATTGGGTCAAATATACCACTTGCGAAATCTACCCTTCCAATTTCTGTAAAAGATACAATCCGAAGTAAGTATGGGATAAGTCAAAATGAAGCTATACTCTCAATTTTTGGCACAGTCAACTGGGATAAAGATTACGAAACTTTATTTAAAGCAATTAAGAATGTAAATTATCCGCTAAAGCTTCTTATTATTGGTAAAATTTCTAATGACAGTAGATACTATAACCTTAAATTATTAGCTAAAAAATTGGATATAGAGAAAAACATAGTATGGACCAATTTTGTAAATTGTAATGAAGTCTCATTATTGTTAAACTTAAGCACTATTTATGTAATTCCGTTAAAAACTGGTCTCTCTGGCAGGCATACTACTTTTCCTGTAGCATTAGAGCATAGCTTACCAGTGATAACTACAAAAGGTAAGGATACACCACCATTTTTAATAGACCACAAGAATGTGCTATTCACCAATATTGGTGATAGTGATGCATTAAGAGATACAATAGAAGAGCTTATAAAAGATGAGAATATAAGAAATGAAATTGGTATGGCGGGCAGAAATCTATTTGAAAAATACTATTCTTGGGATAGAATAGTGGAAGAGATGGTAAAAGTTTATACAGCAAATTAATCGGGTAAAAAGATAATGCAATTCTTGAAGTCATATCCTATTATTGGGGCAAAGAGTTTTAAGAAGGTTATCGTTGTTCTTCTAATAGGATTACTCATTTATTTATTTAGTAGAGGGATAATTGAGAATGATGTCAGATTACTATTTATAACAACTTTAATTTTTATACTTGGTGCTTCTTGTCTTAGGCTATATACAGGTGTGATTTCAATCCTTTTATACTTACCGTTTATGGCATTTATCCGCAGATACATTTATCAGTTTAATCCCTACATTGGGTTAGATCCAATCTTAATTGTCTATGATGCCTTTGTTTTATTTATGCTTTCATATTTTTTAATTTTTGAGAATACCAAACTTTACAGCTATTTTAAGAAAAGTAAACTTGTCCGTTGTGTTACGCTACTTCTTTTCCTTTTCATTTTTCAAATATTTAATCCAATTCAGGGTAATATATTTGTTGGATTAGGTGGTATTAAATTTCATATTATTCCTTTGCTATTTTTTTATTTTGGCTTATTTTTTCAAAATGGTAGGGAAGAAACTATCTGGCGAATTATTCTCATTGTTGGGACTCTTGTTGCAATATATGGAATATATCAGGTTTACTTTGGATTTACTGGTTTTGAAGAATACTGGATACAACATGGTGGTTACGTAGCACTTAAAATAGGTGAGCACATGAGGCCATTTTCAACATTTTCAAACAATCAGGAATATTCATTATACTTGTTGATTTCTGGCATATTTGCTATTGGTTATATGTTTATTAAAAAGCCTTTTAATTTATTTATGTTAGCTCCTTTTGGTACAATGTTCTTTGCGTTGTTGGTTATAGCTGCAAGGGGCAGTGTTTTTGCTATCCTCTTTGGAATAGCATTGTTTTTTGCACTTGGGACTAAGAATTTTCAAAAGACTGTAGTACTGAGTTTGATATGCATTGTTATTTATGTAGTAATAGCATGGGCTACAAGTGTTCCATGTATTATAGAGGGACCTGTTCCTGTGGGTAAAATTAAAACATTACTTGCCCATCTATTTGCTGGAATTTTTGATCCATTTGGTAAAGGCTCAACTCTTCTTGCACATCTAATCCAATATGTGTATGCTTTACAATTTGCATTTTTCTCCAATCCTTTTGGGACTGGGTTGGGTGCTGCAACGCTGGCTACAATGAAGTTTGGCGGTACTGTAGATATAGAGGGCTATATTCCAGCACTCATTATGAGTAGTGGACTTTTAAGTATAACCTTGTTTATTTTAATAATTTACTATACAATAAAAATAGCATTCTATTTGTATAGGAAGAAGGGCGACCCTGTATATAGAGCCATAGTTTCTATTATGGTAATCACTTTTATTGCAGGTGACTTGACACTATATAGTG is part of the bacterium genome and encodes:
- a CDS encoding class I SAM-dependent methyltransferase produces the protein MITEKIICICGCSEYSEILKGYYNRRGISDYPFTLLRCKSCRLVRTFPIPEVNYESISRDTQAHLEDEKTWREISKGEIRRVKQYVKVGKLLDIGCNIGLMVKETEKRGFDAIGIDIDEKAVEIARRESCNVNIGVPESMNFLNNEFDVVLMNHVLEHILDVNCTLREVYRVLKPGGLLFLNVPNYAGLIARMMKERWLSLCPDEHVWQFEPNTLLPLLAYRFEIVNIRTSCLEPPSSPNLFRGWIKKLIIYFQLLINKCDELRIIAKKPHHGQKR
- a CDS encoding glycosyltransferase family 1 protein, with product MRIGIDARVLQTPLLYRGIGVYTYNIIKNLLHLYPDEDFVFYIFKGKPYPGIIKDYEKVGLKRYSRYNWFWQQFIEFKTNVDVFHFTLGLGPSLELVVPIFQPCRTVATVYDLIPLHLTDSWSLYLSHSKEFKLQRYSIRKVKQIITISYWSKSDIINKLRISPDKIKVIYPGVDREIFKPQPFNHSIIREKYKIDSKFILTVGEFTNKNLKTSLCAYIKIREKGLKFVIVGSEANCSSDVKQLLKNSTLKGEVIFTGVISDTDLANLYRAALLFLFPSLVEGFGLPPLEAMSCGCPVIASNSTGIPEVVDRACILVNPEDEESIIKAMTSLIYDNKLRENFIKMGLDRGSQFSWKRAAEATFRTYMEVYNS
- a CDS encoding glycosyltransferase family 2 protein, which translates into the protein MSSISVVVATYNEEENIEDCLKSVKWADEIIVIDDCSTDKTADIAKRYTDKVIVRKHEGPEDAWEENKNYGFSIATGDWILILDADERVPPELASEIKSITASNPEYNGYWVRKNEFYFGIQLKHIAGDTVGLRLFKKGKGKFTCKRVHEQLLVEGKVGILNNPMLHFAHHDISSFISSTNKYTTYEAGYLFNAGVKTNCLKMVVTSLRYFYFLFFKKRGFLDGQGGFIAAVLKSFYQFVKHAKLWELYKDAKNMNHR
- a CDS encoding GxxExxY protein; the protein is MFIRGCQDKMNSHLLYEDITGDILDSAFEVHNELGCGLLEKVYENSLAWDLELKGKKIERQKGFRVFYKKKEVGTYMADLVADEKVIVEVKSVDRITNVHQAQLLNYLRISKCRVGLILNFSKPKLEYKRLVV
- a CDS encoding glycosyltransferase, with protein sequence MVSKEIQVKSVVMGADIKISVVVPTFNMKDSLKLLIESLENQTYPRDNFEIIVCDDGSTDGTAELMIELCNKYHNLRYLKQEHRGVSAVRNLGIKHSKSNIIAFTDADCVADPNWLDEISKFSNSADFIGVYGPVKSPISRYEPFIHIINTGEGTIAGCNLALTKTVLDRVGYFDPILIFPWADDWDIRFRVESVCGKIVYNHRMKIYHSVRYNSFPKIVKGASFFRYFAYLNRKHPGLLATVAYTDRILFRALVKTYHIVVFYLLPIPFNFLIRLLIGIGIFWIFDFCRLQRIRLRLKKYNIKVRAIDQICHVIFNWALDYLIGFHILIGFVQFNLTRRTRG
- a CDS encoding carbamoyltransferase C-terminal domain-containing protein; the encoded protein is MRILGIHFGHDATASLIDNGHILAVVAEERITRKKHQSGFPIFAINEVLRLSGLSSTDIDAIAIAGLNPVTASLKAALLSLYKKEFLKSFILLKSALGFATIRRKFISHRLFMKPIYFIEHHICHASSAYRTSGIDKALILTVDGFGDSISSTVNIGENGNICRIAHTGENDSIGLFYQAVTESLGFIPLEGENKTMGLAAYGDPNPLYSFMSSIIDYDKLSFRSKIKWTFRSNTDIEWPSINEKYIFVDKLATNRREDLASACQKRLEDVVVEFVKNAIKKTGIKNICAAGGVFLNVKVNKRIMEETGVDDFYIFPDAGDGGTALGAALELHHRLSGKTFTGRLSHVYYGTEYTENEIEDELKFANVNYTKVEDIAKTVAIELINDKVVGWFQGKMEMGPRALGNRSVLSDPRNCEVKNRINLYLKKREWFVPFAPSILAEYVDEFFINYREAPFMVMAFDVKEDKKKLIPAVVHVDGTTRPQVVRKEVNQLYWKLITEFYKLTGIPMVLNTSFNKHGLPIVRSPRDAIEHFKAGCVDILAIGNYIVSK
- a CDS encoding glycosyltransferase family 4 protein encodes the protein MQKVNCTCKREIRKVCIISPVFRPMVGGVEDYSYFYTKTLSKYFDTYIITSKCISRGKNIYPLFDKFTVTEYVKLIRLIQNIAPDIVHIQYTAYMYKWWRFNFLLFLLGCKFLTTAQIVITLHELYDPLFFSSTNFFISIIQRLKMPFIIAIADKVIVTANSRYRAISKLFSYKRRRIFQVFIGSNIPLAKSTLPISVKDTIRSKYGISQNEAILSIFGTVNWDKDYETLFKAIKNVNYPLKLLIIGKISNDSRYYNLKLLAKKLDIEKNIVWTNFVNCNEVSLLLNLSTIYVIPLKTGLSGRHTTFPVALEHSLPVITTKGKDTPPFLIDHKNVLFTNIGDSDALRDTIEELIKDENIRNEIGMAGRNLFEKYYSWDRIVEEMVKVYTAN